The region CGGTAACGATGCGTCTATATATCAAGAACGCAAAATGTTAGGTAGAACCATGATGCCTATGATTTTGAAAGAATTAAATAACGATGTTGAAAACGCTGTGTTTTCATACATTCCTAATACAGCCGAAGTTTCGTATTTTGGTATGGTTGAAGGTGCAAATGAATTCTTAAACAAACAAAAAACCGAACGTATTTTAGCTTTGAATGGCGATTTATCGCCAGAAAAAATAAACGAAATACTATCTAAAACCATTCGTTCAGAAAAAATTACCATTAAAGATGCTAAGTTGCGTACTTTTATTACCGACGATAGCAACCGTGATGATATGGTAGAACATGTGTACGATGTTACATATGGTGTGGTAAAACCAACCGATACGTTAATTGTAATTGACGATAGTATTGTGCGTGGAACTACCTTAAAAAAATCGATTGTAAAAATGTTAGATCGATTAAATCCTAAGAAAATAATTGTAGTTTCTTCGGCTCCGCAAATTCGTTACCCAGATTGTTACGGAATTGATATGGCTAAAATGGAAACTTTAATTGCTTTTAATGCTACACTTGAGTTGTTAAAAGACCGCAATATGTATCATATTATAGATGAGGTTTATGCAAAATGTAAAACACAAGAACATTTACCTGATGAGCAAGTTGTTAATTTTGTAAAAGAAATTTACGCACCGTTTACCGATGAAGAAATTTCTGATAAAATTTCAGAAATGTTGCATCCAGAAACCGTAAAGGCCGATTTAAAAGTAATGTTCCAAACAGTTGAAAACTTACATGTTTCGTGTCCTGATAACCTAGGCGATTGGTATTTTACAGGAAATTATCCAACAGCAGGTGGTAACCGTGTTGTTAACCGCGCTTTTATGAATTTTGTTGAAGGAAAAGACGCAAGAGCGTATTAAGATTATAAAATGTATATATAGAAAAGCATCAAGTGAAAATCTTGATGCTTTTTTTGTTTTGTAAAACTTTGGTATTTAGTTGTTTGTGATTTTTAAGACTCAATTATTAAATTTTGGCACGGCAATTGAAATACATTAATCAAACAACAAAAAAAATAGAAATCATGAGAACATTAATTACACTAGTAGTATTAGCTTTAGGATTAAGCGGATTTGCACAGCAACGCCAAATGGTTAGAACCGATGACAACAGACATCAAAACCGTTACGAACAAAACTATAAAAACAACCATTACGGTAAATATACTTTTGATAGATTAAACCTTACCGTACGTCAAGAACGTATGTTGGTTGATATATTGAAAGACAAACAAAACGAAGAGCGTTATATTGTTAGAAAATACAGAAATCCAGAGCAAAAATTGCGTATGCTAGACCGTGAGTACGATCGTAAAATTCAAAATCTGTTAAGCAGATCACAATACGATAAATGGAGTAGAATTTACGCTTACCAATACGATGCTTATACAAACAAACACTGGTCATAACATAACTATTCATTTTTTAAGTTAAAATCTCGATGCTAATGTAATTAGTAATCGAGATTTTTTTATATTTAATGCAATTAAAATCAAATGTTTATGAAAAATATAGTTGTTGTTTGTATGGTTATTTTTCTTAGTTTTAACGCACAAGCGCAAGAAAAAACATCTGTTGAAAGTAAAAAAACAAAAAATGAAGCTTGTAAAATAAGTGAAATAGGTGAAGTTAAAATTTATCTATGTGTTAAATTAAATGGAAGCGAAGTAGAGTTGCCTGCTTACACTAAAGATAAAATTAAAATAAAAGATGGTCATTCTTATGCAAACGAAGTTATGGACGAAATGGAAAAAAATGGTTTAGAAATTACCAAATTCGATATTTATTGGACATCGGAGAGTTTAAAGAAAGATAAACAAAAAAATCCAAACTAAATAATGTGTAATTTTAAGTTACTTACCGCAGTTTTAAAAAATCGGCATAAAATATGTTAGTTGTTATTATATAATTTTAAACAAAAAATCATGAAAAATTTAGTTATTGCAATGGCTTTGCTATTTTCGGTAGCAGGCTTTAGTCAAACCAAAGAAACCCAAAAACAAGAATTAAAACGCACTGAAAAAAGTGCCAATGAAAACCGTGAACGCCGAAATGCAAAACACGAAAAGCGTGACAGAGGGCAAGCGCGTGAAGATGGTTTTATGAATAGATTTAAAGATTTAGGACTTTCTGATGAACAACACAAAGCCATAAAAGAAATTTTTGAAGGCGAACGTGAAAATATGAAACATAACGGCGGTAGATTTAGAGGCGAAGGCAATGATAATAGTGAAGGTTTTAACGATGAAGATAGAAGCCAAATGCGTGAAAAAATGAAAGAACGCAGACAAGCAATTGATGAAAAAGTTAAGAAAATACTTACAGCTGAACAATATGCTAAATTTAAAGAACAGCAGCAAGAACGTATGAAAGAATTTAGAAATAGATAAAAATAGCGAACCAACCGGTTCGCTATTTTTTTAAGGTATTACAAACTTTACCTATAAGTAAATTATTTATTCATTAAATCTTCAATCTCGGCAGCTTCTAACGGAATGTTTTTCATTAAATTCAAAGGCAATCCTTGGTTTTGAATCACATAATCATCTTCTAAACGAATGCCGAAACCTTCGGCAGGAATGTAAAAACCTGGTTCTATAGTAAATACCATTCCTTCAACAAATTTATCGGTTAAAATGCCGTAATCATGTGTATCTAAGCCCATGTGGTGTGATGTGCCGTGCATCATGTATTTTTTGTAAGCAGGCCAATCAGGGTTTTCATTTTGTACATCGGCTTTGTCTAATAATCCTAAACCTAAAAGTTCCGACGTGTAAATTTTACCTAATTCTTTGTGGTAATCGTACCAATTGTTTCCAGGTGCTAACAAGGTTTCAGCAGCTTTTTTGCAACGTAAAACAGCATCGTACACTTCGCGTTGGCGTGAAGTAAATTTACCGCTAACAGGAATTGTTCTTGATAAATCTGATGCATAATTAGCGTATTCTGCAGCCACATCAAACAAAATTAAATCGCCCGCTTTGCACTGTTGGTTGTTTTCAATATAATGCAACACATTTGCATTGTTGCCACTAGCAATAATTGGCGTGTAAGCAAAACCTTTTGAGCGGTTGCGTAAAAATTCATGAGCAAATTCCGCTTCAATTTCGTATTCCCAAACACCCGGCTTAACAAAATCTAAAATTCTGCGGAACCCTTTTTCGGTAATGTCGCAAGCTTGTTTAATTAAAGCAATTTCTTGAGGTTCTTTAACCGAACGCAAACGCTGTAAAATAGGGTTTGAGCGTAAGTATTGATGTCCTGGATAATCGTTTTTTAATTTTTTAATCAAACGGTCTTCACGTGTTTCCGTTTCAACTGCAGCACGGTAGTGTTCGTTGTTGTTAATGTACACATTTTCTGCTTCCACCATCATTTTTCTGAAAATAGTAGGAAAATCAGACAACCAATACACCGTTTTAATACCTGAAACTTCAAAAGCGCGGTCTTTAGTTAATTTTTCGCCTTCCCAAATGGCAATGTGTTCGTTGGTTTCGCGTAGAAATAAAACTTCGCGGTGTTTTTCTTCATAAGCATCAGGAAAAAGAACCAGGATAGATTCCTCTTGATCAACACCCGATAAGTAAAAAATATCGCGATGTTGTGCAAATGGTAAAGTAGAATCGGCAGAAACCGGATAAATGTCGTTAGAATTAAATACAGCTAAGCTTTTTGGAGCCATTTGACCAACAAACTTTTCACGGTTTTTTATAAAAAGATTTCGGTCTATTTGATGATATTTCATAGTTTTGAACTTTATGACTTAAATTTTATCAAATTTACATACTTATTTCTGTTTCATCAATTTAAAAAATATAAAATCTTATGAAATTACTTACGATCGTTTTGTTTTTAAGTGCTTCTTTTTTGCATGCTCAAGTACAGCCTTACAAAATATTTAATTCAAATGGTAAAGAAGTTTCTTTGAAAAAAATGAATAAAGAACTTCAAAAAGCCGATGTGGTAATTTTTGGCGAACTACATAACAACACCATTGCGCATTATTTACAAGTAAAAGTGGCTAAAAACTTACATGCAAATACAAGTAAAAAACTTATAATTGGTGCCGAGATGTTTGAACGTGATCAGGCATTAATTCTTCAAAATTACGTTAAAGGAAATCTTGACGATAAGGAATTTGAAAAACAAATGCGTTTGTGGAATAATTATAAAACCGATTATAAACCACTTTTAAAATTTGCTAAAGAACACAATATAAACTACGTAGCAACCAACGTTCCACGCCGCTATGCAAGTATGGTTTTTAAAAAAGGAGTTGAAGCTTTAGATACGTTATCTGTTGAGGAAAAATCATGGATAGCACCATTGCCTTTTCCGTATGATAAAAATTTGCCTGGGTATGTAAAAATGCTAAAAATGTTTGATGATAGCATGCATGCTAACGAAAACTTCCCAAAATCACAAGCCATTAAAGATGCAACCATGGCTCATTTTTTGTTACAAGAAAGCAAACCAAACAGCTTGTTTTTGCATTTAAATGGTGCGTATCACAGCGATAATTTTGAAGGAATTGTGTGGTATGTTAATCAATATAATCCTACTAAAAAGGTGCAAACTATAAGTGTGGTAGAACAAGAAAATGTAGCAAAAATTGAAAAAGAAAACCTAAAAAAGGCACATTTTATAATTGTAGTTGATAAAGACATGCCTCACACTTATGAATAAAAGTAAAGTTTATATACAAATTTGTTTAAATTGATTATAAATAGTAAAATAAACTAATTAACATTTTTTTTGTTTTTATAATTAGCTGTATTTTTGTGTGATTTTTTAAGAAGAAAAAACTAGTAACATTACATTATGGCAAAATCTGCACTATTAAAGTCGTCTATCGGTAAAAAATACTGGATGGCTCTTACAGGGTTATTTTTATGCTTGTTTTTAGTGGGTCACTTAGCAGGTAACTTGCAATTGATTTTTGGAACCGATTTACAGTTCAATCAGTATGCATACTTTATGACTACTAATCCAGCAGTAAAAATTTTATCTTACGTAACGTATTTTTCAATCTTATTCCACGCGGTTGATGGTATTGTTTTAACAATTCAAAACAAAAAAGCACGACCAATTGGGTATGTAAAAAACAATGCAGCAGCAAACAGTGCATGGCAATCTAGAAACATGGCTGTGTTAGGAACTTTATTATTAGTTTTTATTGCTACGCACATGGTTAACTTTTGGGCTAAAATGCACTTTAGCGAAATGCCTTTACAGCAACAAGAAATGAAACTTTCTCCAATGCCAGGAATGGAATTAAAAGCACAAGGTATTAATACTACCAATGGTGGAATAGTTTATAAGATTGATCAAGAAGGCAAAACCCTTTTTGTTGATAAAGTTGAAGGCGAATTAGAATTGCGTAACAATAAAGATTTTTATGCAAAAGGTACCGAAATTAAAGTAGCCGAAGGTTATAAAGATTTATACAAAATCACAATAGAATTTTTTAAAGATAAAAAATTAGGTTTAGTTTTTACTTTATTCTATGTGTTTTCAATGATCGTATTAGCATTTCACTTAATGCATGGTTTTGCAAGTGCATTCCAATCTTTAGGAGCTTACAATCCTAAATACAACGGGTTAATTAACGGTTTAGGTAAATTTTTTGCAATCATTGTTCCTTTATTGTTTGCAATTATTCCAATTTACATTCACTTTATTAAATAATCAGATAAATACGATTGATTATGGCATTAGATAACAAAATTCCTCAAGGTTCTATTTCATCAAAATGGACCGATTATAAAGATCATATAAAATTAGTTAACCCGTCAAACAAACGTAATATCGATGTAATTATTGTTGGTACAGGTTTGGCAGGTGGTTCTGCAGCTGCAACGTTAGCAGAATTAGGTTATAACGTAAAAGCATTTTGCTATCAAGATTCTCCACGTCGTGCGCACTCTATTGCAGCACAAGGAGGTATCAATGCAGCAAAAAACTATCAAGGTGATGGCGATTCAGTTTACCGTTTATTTTACGATACGGTTAAAGGTGGCGATTACCGCGCACGTGAAGCAAACGTTCACCGTTTAGCAGAGGTTTCTGTTAACATCATAGATCAATGTGTGGCTCAAGGTGTGCCTTTAGCACGTGAATACGGTGGTTTGTTAGATAACCGTTCATTTGGTGGTACGCAAGTTTCACGTACATTCTACGCAAAAGGACAAACAGGACAGCAATTGTTGTTAGGTGCTTATTCTGCAATGAACCGCCAAATTGGTCGTGGAAAAATTAAAATGTACAACCGCCACGAAATGCTAGATTTAGTAATTGTAAACGGTAAAGCACGTGGTATTATTGCTCGTAACTTAGTTACTGGCGAAATTGAACGTCACTCTGCACACGCAGTTGTAATTGCAACAGGTGGTTACGGAAACGTATTTTTCTTATCAACCAATGCAATGGGTTCAAACGTAACAGCTGCTTGGAAAGCACACAAACGTGGTGCATATTTTGCAAACCCTTGTTACACACAAATTCACCCTACATGTATTCCAGTTACAGGTGATCACCAATCAAAATTAACTTTGATGTCAGAATCATTACGTAACGATGGACGTATTTGGGTTCCTAAAAAATTAGAAGATGCACAAGCAATTCGTGAAGGTAAAAAGAAGCCTACCGATTTAGCTGAAGAAGATAGAGATTACTACTTAGAGCGTCGTTATCCTTCATTTGGTAACTTAGTGCCACGTGACGTAGCTTCACGTGCAGCTAAAGAGCGTTGTGATGCTGGGTATGGTGTAAACGCAACTGGTGAAGCTGTTTATTTAGATTTTGCCGCTGCAATTGAACGTTACGGTAAAGAACAAGCACGTATTAATAACTTAGACGAAAACAATGCTAAGTTAGTTTACGATTTAGGTAAAAAAGTGGTTGAAAATAAATACGGTAACTTATTCCAAATGTACTACAAAATTGTAGACGAGGATCCGTACAAAACACCAATGATGATTTATCCTGCAGTACACTATACAATGGGTGGTGTTTGGGTTGATTATAACTTAATGACTACTGTTGAAGGTTGTTACTGTATTGGTGAAGCAAACTTCTCTGACCACGGTGCAAACCGCTTAGGGGCATCGGCATTAATGCAAGGTTTAGCTGATGGATATTTTGTATTGCCTTACACAATTGGTGATTATTTATCAGATGATATCCGTACAGGAAAAATTTCAACAGATTTACCAGAGTTCGACGAAGCTGAAAAGAATGTTCGCACCATGATTGATCATTTAATGAACAATAAAGGAACACATTCGGTTGACTACTTCCACAAAAAATTAGGAAAAATTATGTGGAATAAAGTAGGTATGGCTCGTAACGAACAAGGATTAAACGAAGCAATGGAAGAAATTGCAGCATTACGCGAAGATTTTTACAAAAACGTAAAAGTTTCTGGTATTGCAGAATCATTTAACCAAGAGTTAGAAAAAGCTTTACGTGTAGCCGATTTCTTAGAATTAGGTGAATTATTTGCAAAAGATGCGTTACACCGTGAAGAATCATGTGGTGGACACTTCCGCGAAGAACACCAAACAGAAGAAGGTGAAGCAAAACGTGACGATGAAAACTTCTCTTACGTTGCAGCTTGGGAATACAAAGGAAATCCGCGCGAAGCAGTGCTTCACAAAGAACCTTTAGTTTATGAAAACATTAAAATGGTAACTCGTAGTTATAAATAACATGAAAAGTATTTATAAACTTGTAATTGCTTTAATTTTATTTGTATCAACTTTATCATACGGTCAAAAAACCGATTTTCAAGAAATTAAAAAACCATCAGCAGGTAAATCGTTGGTTTATTTAATACGTTCAAACGGAATAGGTGCCGCTTTAAATTTTAGAGTTTATGATAAAGAAAATTTTATTGGTAAAATTTCGTCGGGGACTTATATAGTTTATGAAACAAGCCCTGGTGAACATATTTTTTGGGCAGCATCAGAAAACAGAGATTTTGTAAAAGCAAACTTAAATGCCGATCAAGTTTATGTAATTGATGTTGAAGGAAAAATGGGTATGGTATTAGCCGCAGTTAATTTAAATCCATTAGATCCAAACAATAAAAAAGATCAAAATAAATTTTATAAGGTTATTAAGAGACATACTGAATTGGCCTACAATCCAAATTCAATAGATGCCGAAGATAAGGCAGAAAATGTTTATAAGGCAATGGCTAAATACGATGAATTAGTCAAAAAAAACAACAACAAAATAAGAAGTTTATCGGCAGAACAAACATTTCAGCACGCTAATAAACCTCAAAAAAAATAATTCAGATAGTTAACAAGGTCATATTAATTTATTGATTATTTGACTAATAAAACTTGACAAAAGATGAATCTTACATTAAAAATTTGGCGTCAAAAAAACGCAAAAGATAATGGTCAAATGGTCGATTATAAAATCGGCGGTGTAGAACCAGACATGTCATTCCTTGAAATGTTAGACGTTTTAAATAACGAGTTAATTGAAAAAGGAGATGACCCAGTAGCATTCGATCACGATTGTCGTGAAGGTATTTGTGGTATGTGTTCGTTATTTATTAACGGTGAAGCGCATGGTCCAGATCGTG is a window of Myroides sp. JBRI-B21084 DNA encoding:
- a CDS encoding fumarate reductase/succinate dehydrogenase flavoprotein subunit, coding for MALDNKIPQGSISSKWTDYKDHIKLVNPSNKRNIDVIIVGTGLAGGSAAATLAELGYNVKAFCYQDSPRRAHSIAAQGGINAAKNYQGDGDSVYRLFYDTVKGGDYRAREANVHRLAEVSVNIIDQCVAQGVPLAREYGGLLDNRSFGGTQVSRTFYAKGQTGQQLLLGAYSAMNRQIGRGKIKMYNRHEMLDLVIVNGKARGIIARNLVTGEIERHSAHAVVIATGGYGNVFFLSTNAMGSNVTAAWKAHKRGAYFANPCYTQIHPTCIPVTGDHQSKLTLMSESLRNDGRIWVPKKLEDAQAIREGKKKPTDLAEEDRDYYLERRYPSFGNLVPRDVASRAAKERCDAGYGVNATGEAVYLDFAAAIERYGKEQARINNLDENNAKLVYDLGKKVVENKYGNLFQMYYKIVDEDPYKTPMMIYPAVHYTMGGVWVDYNLMTTVEGCYCIGEANFSDHGANRLGASALMQGLADGYFVLPYTIGDYLSDDIRTGKISTDLPEFDEAEKNVRTMIDHLMNNKGTHSVDYFHKKLGKIMWNKVGMARNEQGLNEAMEEIAALREDFYKNVKVSGIAESFNQELEKALRVADFLELGELFAKDALHREESCGGHFREEHQTEEGEAKRDDENFSYVAAWEYKGNPREAVLHKEPLVYENIKMVTRSYK
- a CDS encoding Spy/CpxP family protein refolding chaperone — translated: MKNLVIAMALLFSVAGFSQTKETQKQELKRTEKSANENRERRNAKHEKRDRGQAREDGFMNRFKDLGLSDEQHKAIKEIFEGERENMKHNGGRFRGEGNDNSEGFNDEDRSQMREKMKERRQAIDEKVKKILTAEQYAKFKEQQQERMKEFRNR
- a CDS encoding ChaN family lipoprotein, coding for MKLLTIVLFLSASFLHAQVQPYKIFNSNGKEVSLKKMNKELQKADVVIFGELHNNTIAHYLQVKVAKNLHANTSKKLIIGAEMFERDQALILQNYVKGNLDDKEFEKQMRLWNNYKTDYKPLLKFAKEHNINYVATNVPRRYASMVFKKGVEALDTLSVEEKSWIAPLPFPYDKNLPGYVKMLKMFDDSMHANENFPKSQAIKDATMAHFLLQESKPNSLFLHLNGAYHSDNFEGIVWYVNQYNPTKKVQTISVVEQENVAKIEKENLKKAHFIIVVDKDMPHTYE
- a CDS encoding succinate dehydrogenase cytochrome b subunit, which codes for MAKSALLKSSIGKKYWMALTGLFLCLFLVGHLAGNLQLIFGTDLQFNQYAYFMTTNPAVKILSYVTYFSILFHAVDGIVLTIQNKKARPIGYVKNNAAANSAWQSRNMAVLGTLLLVFIATHMVNFWAKMHFSEMPLQQQEMKLSPMPGMELKAQGINTTNGGIVYKIDQEGKTLFVDKVEGELELRNNKDFYAKGTEIKVAEGYKDLYKITIEFFKDKKLGLVFTLFYVFSMIVLAFHLMHGFASAFQSLGAYNPKYNGLINGLGKFFAIIVPLLFAIIPIYIHFIK
- a CDS encoding aminopeptidase P family protein; its protein translation is MKYHQIDRNLFIKNREKFVGQMAPKSLAVFNSNDIYPVSADSTLPFAQHRDIFYLSGVDQEESILVLFPDAYEEKHREVLFLRETNEHIAIWEGEKLTKDRAFEVSGIKTVYWLSDFPTIFRKMMVEAENVYINNNEHYRAAVETETREDRLIKKLKNDYPGHQYLRSNPILQRLRSVKEPQEIALIKQACDITEKGFRRILDFVKPGVWEYEIEAEFAHEFLRNRSKGFAYTPIIASGNNANVLHYIENNQQCKAGDLILFDVAAEYANYASDLSRTIPVSGKFTSRQREVYDAVLRCKKAAETLLAPGNNWYDYHKELGKIYTSELLGLGLLDKADVQNENPDWPAYKKYMMHGTSHHMGLDTHDYGILTDKFVEGMVFTIEPGFYIPAEGFGIRLEDDYVIQNQGLPLNLMKNIPLEAAEIEDLMNK